One part of the Prosthecobacter debontii genome encodes these proteins:
- a CDS encoding DUF58 domain-containing protein produces the protein MATLSSILEAEDITSLQSLQLFARTVVEGFTTGHHASPHKGFSVEFRQHRPYVQGDDIRRLDWKIFGRADRFYIREFDEETNLRATLVLDASGSMNYRGQKGVLKFDYARKLAAAMAYLLMSQQDAVGLITFDRKIREFIPNRTRITHLHHVLETLVKTEPGQDTALAPVLESLAQRLKRRGLVILISDFFDDAAAIMKAVGVLRKKGHEVIAIQLWDRDELDFPFGQWSRFENLENNDESLLLDPAAVRLRYMEVLKTFQEQLTEGFRKHQVDYLSLPTDESHTAALRSYLALRMR, from the coding sequence ATGGCCACCCTGTCCTCCATCCTCGAAGCCGAAGACATCACCAGTCTGCAGAGCCTGCAGCTCTTCGCACGCACCGTTGTGGAGGGCTTTACCACGGGCCATCACGCCTCCCCACACAAGGGCTTCAGTGTCGAATTCCGCCAGCATCGTCCTTATGTCCAGGGAGATGATATCCGCCGACTCGACTGGAAGATTTTTGGCCGTGCGGATCGCTTTTACATCCGCGAGTTCGATGAAGAAACCAACTTGAGAGCCACGCTTGTTCTCGATGCCAGTGGCTCGATGAATTACCGCGGGCAGAAAGGCGTTCTGAAGTTCGACTACGCTCGCAAACTGGCCGCAGCCATGGCCTACCTTTTGATGTCTCAGCAAGACGCCGTGGGCCTCATCACTTTCGACAGAAAGATCCGCGAGTTCATCCCGAATCGCACCCGCATCACCCACCTGCATCATGTGCTGGAGACGCTGGTTAAAACCGAGCCTGGGCAGGATACCGCGTTAGCTCCTGTGCTCGAATCCTTAGCCCAGCGGCTGAAACGGCGCGGTTTGGTTATCCTCATCAGCGATTTCTTTGATGATGCCGCAGCCATCATGAAAGCCGTGGGCGTGCTTCGCAAGAAAGGTCATGAGGTCATCGCCATTCAGTTGTGGGATCGTGATGAACTCGACTTCCCTTTTGGTCAGTGGTCACGCTTTGAAAATCTGGAGAATAACGATGAAAGCCTTCTCCTAGACCCTGCTGCGGTCCGGCTACGTTACATGGAAGTGCTGAAGACCTTCCAAGAACAGCTCACGGAAGGCTTCCGCAAGCATCAAGTGGACTACCTCAGCCTGCCTACCGATGAATCCCACACGGCAGCTTTGAGAAGTTATCTGGCATTGAGAATGAGATAA
- a CDS encoding LLM class flavin-dependent oxidoreductase, whose translation MKTAAGFLYSVLDLSPILKGETAADSFRHSLKLAQQVEQWGYHRFWLAEHHNIPGVASAATSVVIGHIAGGTSSIRVGSGGIMLPNHAPLVIAEQFGTLESLYPGRIDLGLGRAPGGDQLTARALRRGLGSSGDTFPDDVRELQSYLGPTEPGQKVRAVPGQGLNVPLYLLGSSTFSAHLAAEMGLPFAFASHFAPEMLYQALDIYRSHFRPSAALAQPHVMVGVNVFAADTDEEATRLFSSLQQVFLNIIRGWPRELQPPVDDIDRLWNPVEESQVSRMTRCSAVGGPDSLRAQIQSLLDDTEADELIVTAHIYDQQARLRSFEIAAEVFKSLQGTTPSFTPNDSFNQ comes from the coding sequence ATGAAAACCGCCGCAGGCTTTCTCTACTCGGTGCTGGATCTTTCCCCGATCCTCAAGGGAGAGACAGCGGCTGACTCCTTCCGCCACTCACTGAAGCTTGCCCAGCAAGTGGAGCAGTGGGGCTATCATCGCTTCTGGCTGGCGGAGCACCATAACATCCCCGGTGTAGCCAGTGCGGCCACATCGGTCGTCATCGGTCACATCGCGGGAGGCACTTCCAGCATTCGTGTCGGCTCTGGAGGTATCATGTTACCCAACCACGCTCCGCTGGTCATTGCCGAGCAATTCGGCACCCTGGAATCTCTCTACCCTGGCCGCATCGATCTCGGTCTAGGCCGCGCTCCAGGTGGAGATCAACTCACTGCACGAGCGCTGCGCCGAGGACTCGGCAGCAGTGGCGACACCTTCCCAGATGACGTGCGCGAGTTGCAAAGTTATCTCGGCCCGACCGAACCTGGGCAAAAGGTGCGCGCCGTTCCCGGCCAGGGGTTAAATGTGCCACTTTATTTGTTAGGCAGTAGTACATTCAGCGCACACCTCGCCGCTGAAATGGGACTCCCGTTTGCGTTCGCTTCTCACTTCGCCCCCGAGATGCTGTATCAGGCATTGGACATTTATCGCAGCCACTTTCGGCCCTCGGCCGCTTTGGCCCAACCGCATGTCATGGTCGGCGTGAATGTCTTCGCTGCGGATACCGATGAAGAAGCCACCCGGCTCTTCAGCTCCCTTCAGCAGGTGTTCCTCAATATCATCCGGGGCTGGCCACGCGAACTCCAGCCACCCGTGGATGACATCGACCGCCTGTGGAACCCCGTGGAAGAATCTCAAGTCAGCCGCATGACCCGCTGCTCTGCGGTCGGGGGGCCAGATTCTCTGCGTGCCCAGATCCAATCTCTGCTGGACGACACGGAGGCGGATGAACTGATCGTCACCGCGCACATCTATGATCAGCAGGCCCGGCTGCGTTCGTTTGAAATCGCCGCTGAGGTTTTCAAAAGCCTGCAAGGCACCACTCCCTCTTTCACACCTAACGATTCGTTCAACCAATAA
- a CDS encoding BatA domain-containing protein codes for MTFLNAILLAGGATFLVPLLIHLLNKRRVQTVRWGAMHLLQEVIKQKKRRMNIEQWLLLAVRIAIPIVLALCLARPVLTALRTFGLAKTSLVMMLDDSFSMRAPAPNGSPAERARADTTRILESQPKGSDAQVILSGGNSHTLLPQASRTLDLIPKQLIEVPNQAGPVRVNEALQIAAASMAKTANGARELAILSDFQASDWKSIADGASLPALESILKQEPKPQVTFYRLTSDLTENLSIASADVSALVVAEEQPVGLRARIQNHGTRPWQDVAVHLEADGVRLRTSRVSLPPEGEAVIAFTHAFDTVGDHSLTVRLEGDSFPDDNTFHTIIQVRNQLNVLLVEGDPSLEALGGAADFLELALAPHQSASASLKDLIRTTKVEARRLRDDDYRGKEIVILADVDRLQGNRLNELIKFVQNGGGLVIFGGPHCDVDWYNRELYRQGEGLLPASIKGLLSASNAQPARVLQQRLTHPAMIYFNDSRGGHLQDAAFQSWLNLDTSGQKESKPLLMLDRNSPLFVEKAYERGRVILAATTADAEWSNLPLQPFFVPLMQRMITYLATQDATTAWHSVGTAFRMVLPKERLGVEYTFQGPSSPPLTLKAKSDGDKALLETPAITSPGIYKLTQGNTTRLLAYNLDPAESDLAPLSAEQVQHIADRHQAAFVESFDAWQKLDRTRRHGSELWKPFLLALLALLFFEVLLQQRIARG; via the coding sequence ATGACCTTTCTCAATGCCATTCTCCTTGCCGGTGGCGCGACCTTTCTCGTTCCCCTGCTGATCCATCTGCTGAACAAGCGCCGAGTGCAGACCGTCCGCTGGGGGGCCATGCACCTCCTGCAAGAAGTGATCAAGCAGAAGAAGCGTCGGATGAACATCGAGCAATGGCTTCTGCTCGCGGTTAGAATCGCTATCCCGATCGTGCTGGCTCTGTGTTTAGCCCGCCCCGTGCTAACGGCTCTCCGCACTTTTGGTTTGGCCAAGACCTCACTGGTGATGATGCTGGACGATTCCTTCTCCATGCGTGCCCCCGCCCCCAATGGCTCTCCCGCAGAAAGAGCGCGTGCCGATACTACCCGCATTTTAGAGAGTCAGCCCAAAGGCTCTGATGCCCAGGTCATCTTGAGTGGTGGCAATTCCCACACCTTACTCCCTCAGGCCTCCCGCACGCTTGATCTCATCCCGAAACAACTGATCGAAGTCCCCAACCAAGCTGGCCCGGTCCGCGTCAACGAGGCGCTGCAAATTGCCGCTGCATCCATGGCCAAAACAGCCAATGGCGCACGAGAGTTGGCCATTCTCTCAGACTTCCAGGCCAGCGATTGGAAGAGCATTGCGGATGGGGCTTCTCTGCCAGCGCTGGAATCCATCCTCAAACAAGAGCCCAAACCTCAAGTCACCTTCTACCGCCTCACCAGCGATCTCACGGAAAACCTCAGCATTGCCAGTGCCGATGTCTCAGCCTTGGTTGTCGCTGAAGAGCAGCCCGTAGGCCTGCGTGCACGCATTCAAAATCATGGCACGCGGCCTTGGCAAGATGTCGCCGTCCATCTGGAAGCCGATGGAGTGCGCCTCCGCACTTCCCGAGTCTCACTCCCGCCCGAAGGTGAGGCCGTCATTGCCTTCACGCATGCCTTTGACACCGTCGGAGACCACTCTCTGACGGTCCGCCTCGAAGGCGATAGCTTCCCCGATGACAATACCTTTCACACCATCATTCAGGTTCGCAATCAATTGAACGTGCTCTTGGTGGAGGGTGATCCGAGTCTCGAGGCCTTAGGTGGTGCTGCCGATTTCTTGGAACTCGCTCTCGCCCCGCATCAATCCGCCAGTGCTTCATTAAAAGACCTGATCCGCACAACCAAGGTCGAAGCTCGACGACTCCGCGACGACGATTATCGCGGCAAGGAAATCGTCATCCTCGCAGATGTGGATCGCCTTCAGGGCAACCGTTTGAATGAACTCATCAAGTTCGTTCAGAACGGCGGAGGTCTGGTGATCTTCGGTGGCCCTCATTGCGATGTGGATTGGTATAACCGCGAGCTCTATCGCCAGGGTGAAGGTCTGCTACCGGCTTCGATCAAAGGACTTCTGAGTGCTAGCAACGCACAACCTGCACGGGTCCTCCAACAGCGATTGACGCATCCTGCCATGATCTATTTTAACGACTCTCGGGGCGGACATCTCCAAGACGCAGCTTTTCAGTCGTGGCTCAATCTGGACACCTCGGGGCAAAAGGAGAGCAAACCTCTCTTGATGCTGGACCGTAACTCCCCGCTGTTTGTCGAAAAAGCCTATGAACGTGGGCGAGTGATCCTAGCCGCAACCACGGCTGATGCTGAATGGTCCAACCTTCCCCTCCAACCCTTTTTCGTTCCTCTCATGCAGAGGATGATCACTTACTTGGCCACCCAAGATGCCACCACGGCTTGGCACTCTGTCGGCACCGCATTCCGTATGGTCTTACCCAAGGAACGCCTCGGGGTCGAATACACCTTCCAAGGACCTAGTAGCCCGCCCCTTACACTCAAGGCTAAAAGCGACGGAGACAAAGCCCTGCTGGAAACACCAGCCATCACAAGCCCGGGTATTTACAAGCTTACCCAAGGCAATACGACTCGTCTGCTAGCCTACAATCTAGATCCCGCAGAATCCGATCTCGCCCCTCTATCAGCCGAACAAGTGCAGCACATTGCTGATCGTCATCAGGCCGCCTTCGTCGAATCTTTTGATGCTTGGCAAAAGCTGGACCGCACTCGTCGTCACGGCAGCGAACTCTGGAAACCTTTCCTCCTTGCCCTCCTTGCCCTGCTGTTTTTCGAAGTTCTGCTCCAGCAGAGAATCGCACGTGGGTGA
- a CDS encoding aldo/keto reductase, which yields MEYRQLGGSGFKVPALTFGTGTFGGGTEFFKEWGSSDVAEASHLIDICLEHGLNMFDSADIYSAGLAEEILGQAIKGRRDQVLISTKGTFRFGDGPNNVGSSRWHLIRSVEGSLKRLGTDYIDLYQLHGFDAMTPVEEVMNTLDDLVRAGKIRYIGASNFSGWHLMKAQAYADKFGLSRYVAHQAYYSLIGRDYEWDLMPLGLDQKVGAVVWSPLGWGRLTGKLRRNQPRPETSRLNHKLSTENGPQVSDEYLYKVVDALDEVAAETGKTVPQVALNWLLQRPTVSSVIIGARTEEQLRQNLGSVGWNLTQEQVAKLDAASSVPKTYPYWHQSGFGERNPFPTAA from the coding sequence ATGGAATACAGACAACTCGGCGGTTCAGGCTTTAAAGTCCCAGCCCTCACTTTTGGCACCGGCACCTTCGGTGGAGGCACGGAATTCTTCAAAGAATGGGGTTCCTCTGATGTCGCAGAAGCCTCCCATCTCATCGACATCTGCCTGGAACACGGCCTCAACATGTTTGACAGTGCCGACATCTACTCCGCCGGCCTTGCCGAGGAAATTCTCGGTCAAGCCATCAAAGGCCGCCGGGATCAGGTGCTCATCTCCACCAAAGGCACCTTCCGTTTTGGTGACGGGCCTAACAATGTGGGTTCCTCCCGCTGGCACCTCATCCGCTCTGTGGAAGGTAGTCTCAAGCGCCTGGGCACGGATTACATCGATCTTTATCAGCTTCACGGCTTCGATGCCATGACCCCCGTGGAAGAAGTGATGAACACCCTAGACGACCTCGTCCGCGCAGGGAAAATCCGCTACATTGGGGCCTCGAACTTCTCCGGCTGGCACCTCATGAAGGCTCAAGCTTACGCCGATAAGTTTGGCCTGTCCCGCTATGTCGCGCATCAGGCCTACTACTCCCTCATCGGCCGCGATTATGAATGGGACCTCATGCCCTTGGGCCTGGATCAGAAAGTCGGTGCCGTCGTCTGGAGCCCCCTCGGTTGGGGACGCCTCACGGGCAAGCTCCGCCGCAACCAGCCCCGTCCCGAAACCAGCCGCCTGAACCACAAGCTCAGCACCGAAAACGGTCCTCAAGTTTCCGACGAGTATCTCTACAAGGTCGTGGACGCTCTCGATGAAGTGGCCGCTGAAACCGGAAAAACGGTGCCGCAGGTTGCCCTTAACTGGCTGCTCCAGCGCCCGACGGTCTCCTCTGTCATCATCGGTGCCCGCACCGAAGAACAACTCCGCCAAAACCTCGGCTCTGTCGGCTGGAACCTCACCCAGGAGCAGGTGGCTAAACTCGATGCCGCCAGCAGTGTGCCCAAGACCTACCCGTATTGGCACCAATCCGGTTTCGGCGAGCGCAATCCGTTCCCAACAGCGGCTTAA
- the rplT gene encoding 50S ribosomal protein L20, giving the protein MPRATNAPASRKRRKRTLAKAKGFRGFRSTHFRYAKDAVRKAMTYSYRDRKVRKRAFRNLWVQRINVAARPLGITYSRLIEGLKYAGITIDRKVLSDLAIKDEAAFAAIANQAKAAFEKKTAELAKN; this is encoded by the coding sequence ATGCCAAGAGCCACCAACGCCCCCGCTAGCCGCAAACGCCGGAAGCGCACACTCGCGAAAGCCAAAGGCTTCCGCGGATTCCGTTCCACCCACTTCCGTTACGCCAAGGACGCCGTCCGCAAGGCGATGACGTATTCCTACCGTGACCGCAAGGTGCGTAAGCGCGCCTTTCGTAACCTCTGGGTGCAGCGTATCAACGTCGCCGCCCGTCCGCTGGGCATCACTTACAGCCGCCTGATCGAAGGCCTGAAGTATGCTGGCATCACGATCGACCGCAAAGTGCTGTCCGACCTTGCCATCAAGGACGAAGCCGCCTTCGCCGCCATCGCGAACCAAGCCAAAGCTGCCTTCGAGAAGAAGACCGCTGAGTTGGCCAAGAACTAA
- a CDS encoding alkene reductase, protein MPSLLDPIQVGALQLPNRVFMAPLTRSRAGAERIPNSLMAEYYRQRSSAGLILTEATSVTPMGVGYANTPGIWSAEQVAGWKQVTQTVHEAGGHIFLQLWHVGRISDPMFLNGELPVAPSAITPAGHVSLVRPEKAFVTPRALELNELPGIVEAYRRGAQNALESGFDGVEIHGANGYLLDQFLQSKTNQRTDDYGGSIENRARLMLEVADAAISVWGSDRVGMHLAPRGDAHDMGDANPLETFGYVAHELGRRKIAFICAREYVGPDSIGPELKKAFGGIYVANEKFTLASGNQALAEGHADAIAFGVPFIANPDLPERFRQHAALNPADPTTFYADGAKGYTDYPTL, encoded by the coding sequence ATGCCTTCTCTTCTCGATCCTATCCAAGTCGGTGCCCTTCAGTTGCCCAATCGCGTATTCATGGCTCCCCTCACCCGCTCCCGTGCTGGAGCTGAGCGCATCCCGAACTCTCTGATGGCCGAATACTATCGTCAGCGTTCCAGCGCTGGGCTCATCCTCACCGAAGCCACATCCGTGACTCCCATGGGCGTCGGATACGCCAATACCCCCGGCATCTGGTCGGCGGAACAAGTGGCTGGTTGGAAACAAGTGACACAGACGGTTCACGAAGCGGGCGGGCACATTTTTCTCCAGCTCTGGCATGTGGGCCGCATTTCAGACCCCATGTTCTTGAATGGAGAATTGCCCGTAGCCCCCAGTGCCATCACACCCGCAGGCCACGTCAGCCTCGTGCGGCCAGAGAAAGCTTTCGTCACACCACGTGCTCTGGAGTTGAATGAGCTTCCCGGTATTGTCGAAGCTTATCGCCGAGGCGCACAAAACGCTCTCGAATCCGGATTTGACGGTGTGGAAATTCACGGTGCCAACGGCTATCTGCTCGATCAGTTCCTCCAATCGAAGACCAATCAACGCACGGATGACTACGGCGGCTCCATCGAAAACCGGGCTCGCCTCATGCTGGAAGTCGCCGATGCAGCCATCTCGGTGTGGGGATCCGACCGCGTAGGCATGCACCTGGCTCCTCGGGGCGATGCCCACGACATGGGGGATGCGAATCCTCTGGAAACCTTTGGTTATGTTGCTCACGAACTAGGCCGCCGGAAGATTGCCTTCATCTGTGCTCGCGAATACGTAGGGCCCGATAGCATCGGCCCGGAACTGAAAAAAGCCTTCGGCGGCATCTACGTGGCCAACGAAAAATTTACACTCGCCAGCGGCAATCAGGCCCTGGCTGAGGGCCATGCCGATGCCATCGCCTTCGGTGTGCCCTTCATCGCCAATCCCGATCTGCCGGAGCGATTCCGCCAGCATGCCGCGCTCAATCCAGCTGATCCCACCACGTTTTATGCGGACGGTGCCAAGGGATACACCGATTACCCAACGTTATGA
- a CDS encoding mevalonate kinase family protein — translation MLLTTKAYARAGLVGNPSDGYFGKTISFIIRNYCAEITLYETPELKIEPNQRDHSVFGSIEELARDVRQHGYYGGIRLLKASVKRFFEYCRKENLPLHGRNFTLRYTSNIPPQVGMAGSSAIITACWRALMQFYQVEIPTYLLPSLVLSVENDELGIPAGLQDRVIQAYEGVVFMDFNRASIEKRGYGIYEELDPSLLPPVFVAYTTKLSEGTEVFHNDIRGRWNRGDREIVSAMYQWANLAQRVRDMLLEKRGHEIGPLLNENFDLRRRLYKLSQGNIDMVEAARDCGASAKFTGSGGAIVGTYADEAMFQKLKACLEPLSVAVIKPQILPES, via the coding sequence ATGCTCCTCACCACGAAAGCCTATGCCCGTGCCGGTTTGGTTGGCAATCCCTCCGACGGCTACTTTGGCAAGACGATCTCCTTCATCATCCGCAATTATTGCGCGGAGATCACGCTGTATGAGACACCGGAGCTGAAAATCGAGCCCAATCAGCGGGATCACTCGGTCTTCGGCAGCATCGAGGAACTGGCCCGGGACGTGCGACAGCACGGTTACTACGGTGGCATCCGCCTTCTTAAGGCGAGCGTGAAACGCTTCTTTGAATACTGCCGGAAGGAAAACCTGCCCCTGCATGGGCGAAACTTCACCCTGCGCTACACCAGCAACATCCCGCCCCAAGTGGGCATGGCGGGCAGTAGCGCCATCATCACGGCCTGTTGGCGGGCTCTGATGCAGTTTTACCAGGTGGAGATTCCCACCTACCTGCTCCCCAGCTTAGTGCTCAGTGTTGAGAATGATGAACTCGGTATCCCGGCTGGTCTCCAGGATCGCGTGATCCAGGCTTATGAGGGAGTCGTGTTCATGGATTTCAACCGAGCCTCCATTGAGAAACGTGGCTATGGCATCTATGAGGAGCTAGATCCCTCTCTTTTGCCCCCTGTCTTTGTGGCTTACACCACCAAACTGAGTGAGGGCACCGAAGTCTTTCACAATGACATCCGCGGTCGCTGGAACCGAGGGGATCGGGAAATCGTCAGCGCGATGTATCAGTGGGCCAACCTCGCCCAGCGCGTGCGCGACATGCTGCTGGAGAAACGCGGGCATGAGATCGGTCCTCTGCTCAATGAGAACTTCGACCTGCGCCGCCGCCTGTATAAGCTCAGTCAGGGGAACATTGACATGGTCGAAGCAGCCCGCGACTGCGGTGCCAGCGCCAAATTCACCGGCAGTGGCGGTGCCATCGTCGGCACCTATGCAGATGAAGCCATGTTTCAGAAGCTGAAAGCCTGCCTGGAACCCCTGAGCGTGGCGGTGATCAAACCCCAGATTTTGCCCGAATCTTAG
- a CDS encoding ArsR/SmtB family transcription factor yields the protein MYHVFIRPLHHPPVESITVAGILHALSDPVRLGIVAELRKEEQGLNCVETASRLSCSMPKSTCSQHYRILREAGVIHSERRGVELTSRVRKKDLDSRYPGLLDAILKAWRKELEG from the coding sequence GTGTATCATGTTTTCATCAGACCGCTTCACCATCCACCCGTTGAAAGCATCACCGTCGCTGGCATCCTGCATGCCCTCTCCGATCCGGTGCGGCTAGGCATTGTCGCTGAACTCCGTAAAGAGGAACAGGGGCTCAACTGCGTCGAGACGGCTAGCCGCCTCAGTTGCAGCATGCCGAAGTCCACCTGCTCCCAGCACTACCGCATCCTGCGCGAGGCGGGTGTCATTCATAGTGAACGGCGTGGGGTGGAGCTGACGAGTCGCGTGCGGAAGAAGGATCTGGATAGTCGTTATCCAGGACTGCTGGATGCGATTTTGAAGGCGTGGAGAAAGGAGCTGGAGGGGTGA
- the rpmI gene encoding 50S ribosomal protein L35 produces the protein MSKNAGLAKTRKAVSKRFKITASGKVLRRKQGKRHILQNKSRKRKRNLGKVALVAEVDAAAVKANMPFSHRG, from the coding sequence ATGTCCAAAAACGCTGGTCTAGCCAAAACGAGAAAAGCCGTCTCCAAACGGTTCAAAATTACTGCATCCGGTAAGGTGCTTCGCCGTAAACAGGGCAAGCGCCACATCTTGCAGAATAAGAGCCGCAAGCGGAAACGCAATCTCGGTAAAGTCGCCCTTGTGGCAGAAGTGGACGCAGCCGCAGTGAAGGCAAACATGCCTTTCTCACATCGCGGTTAA
- a CDS encoding DHA2 family efflux MFS transporter permease subunit → MIFAGQVQPPERSLSILPWLVAVALFMEQLDATILNTAVPTMSASLGVEPLSLKSVLTSYTLSLAVFIPISGWMADRFGTKRVFSLAIVLFTLGSLLCAVAVNPPMLVVSRVIQGMGGAMMMPVGRIALVRSFPRSEMLRITTYVIIPALIGPLIGPSLGGAIIHWFSWRVIFLLNVPFALVGLWLARAHMPDFRDPEAAPLDKSGFFLFGSGIALLSYVLEVFGEHTLSPLTLTVMTLISLGLLYAYWRDSLKTQTPLLAMHLFGIRTFRVSVLGGFITRLGVGGMPFLLPLLYQIGLGFPPWQAGLLTIPLALAAIGMKVISRPLLAKFGHRQVLIVNTVLLGVTITLFTQVQPGTSIWMIVPLSFTQGFFSSLQFTSMNTLVFADVEDREASKASSIASTGQQMSASFGVAFASMLAAWFLGNVNQTDASQVVPALHHAFITMGSLTILSSATFWGLKSSDGDNVSKHHAPATAT, encoded by the coding sequence ATGATCTTTGCTGGCCAAGTCCAACCTCCAGAACGTTCTCTTTCCATCCTGCCCTGGCTCGTGGCGGTGGCTCTCTTCATGGAGCAGCTGGACGCGACCATTTTAAATACGGCGGTGCCGACGATGTCTGCCAGTTTAGGGGTGGAACCTCTGAGCCTCAAATCGGTGCTGACCAGCTACACGCTGAGTCTGGCCGTATTCATTCCCATCAGTGGCTGGATGGCAGACCGGTTTGGCACCAAACGAGTGTTTTCTCTGGCTATTGTGCTGTTCACGCTCGGCTCATTGCTGTGTGCTGTGGCTGTGAATCCCCCCATGCTCGTGGTTTCCCGTGTCATTCAGGGGATGGGTGGAGCGATGATGATGCCCGTAGGGCGTATCGCCTTGGTCCGTTCTTTTCCTCGATCCGAGATGCTACGCATCACCACGTATGTGATCATCCCGGCACTCATCGGGCCTCTGATCGGGCCTTCGTTAGGCGGGGCCATCATTCACTGGTTTTCCTGGCGAGTGATCTTTCTGCTGAATGTGCCTTTCGCCCTCGTGGGGTTATGGCTGGCGCGAGCTCACATGCCGGACTTCCGTGACCCTGAAGCGGCTCCACTGGATAAATCGGGTTTCTTCCTCTTTGGCAGTGGCATCGCACTGCTTTCCTATGTGCTGGAGGTGTTTGGCGAGCACACGCTTTCCCCTCTGACTTTAACGGTGATGACGCTGATCTCACTGGGGCTGCTGTATGCGTATTGGCGAGATTCGTTAAAGACTCAAACACCGCTGTTGGCCATGCACCTGTTTGGCATCCGCACGTTTCGGGTTTCGGTTTTGGGCGGTTTCATCACACGCCTGGGAGTAGGCGGTATGCCGTTTCTGCTGCCGCTGCTTTATCAGATCGGTTTGGGTTTTCCGCCTTGGCAGGCAGGTTTGCTCACCATCCCACTGGCGCTGGCAGCCATCGGGATGAAGGTGATCAGTCGGCCCTTATTGGCTAAATTTGGGCATCGTCAGGTGCTGATCGTGAACACCGTTTTGTTAGGCGTGACGATCACGCTTTTCACCCAGGTGCAGCCCGGTACATCCATCTGGATGATCGTGCCCTTGAGTTTTACCCAAGGGTTCTTTTCCTCTCTGCAATTCACCAGCATGAATACCCTGGTTTTTGCCGACGTGGAGGATCGAGAGGCCAGCAAAGCCAGCAGCATTGCCAGCACGGGCCAGCAGATGTCAGCCAGCTTCGGGGTGGCGTTTGCTTCCATGCTTGCCGCCTGGTTTCTAGGCAATGTGAACCAAACCGACGCCTCGCAGGTGGTGCCCGCTCTGCATCATGCCTTCATCACCATGGGAAGCCTAACCATCCTGTCGTCAGCGACGTTTTGGGGACTCAAAAGCAGCGATGGTGATAATGTGAGCAAGCACCATGCTCCCGCGACAGCCACCTAA
- a CDS encoding LysR family transcriptional regulator, with the protein MDESSSFRLRFHHDQKNARLAMMELYQLRSFVAVAEEGHLTRASERLFSSQPTVSSHIKALEEQLGLRLFDRTARGMQLTEDGQVMLDHARAILKSADGMTRKASAIKAPEGGLFRLGINNALDFLRADQVVAHMVDRYPRLKFQIDQGSSGAVLAAIARGDLDAGFYEGENEYEEIEGTLLSHVPIGIVIPKQWSSEFQEADWGRLQSRPWVFVSTLCSYYRLIERLERQHQLQLDKRFEVSEDQASLSLVARCVALSVLSIRHVEESPLRDRVELWPHFRHAMPLHIAYRRDRADETLIRSLVSICQEVWGQPQAPLKVQSNSLIDHQRLSA; encoded by the coding sequence ATGGACGAGTCATCCAGCTTCCGTCTTCGCTTTCATCACGATCAAAAAAACGCTAGGCTGGCGATGATGGAACTCTATCAACTCCGCTCTTTCGTTGCCGTGGCTGAGGAAGGTCACCTGACGCGTGCCTCAGAGCGTCTCTTTTCCAGCCAGCCCACCGTCAGTAGCCACATCAAAGCCCTGGAAGAGCAGCTCGGCCTCCGGCTTTTCGACCGGACGGCACGCGGAATGCAGCTTACCGAGGATGGCCAGGTCATGCTGGATCATGCCCGTGCGATCCTCAAAAGCGCCGATGGCATGACCCGCAAGGCCAGCGCCATCAAGGCCCCCGAAGGTGGACTCTTCCGCCTCGGCATCAACAATGCGCTCGACTTCCTACGTGCGGATCAAGTCGTAGCCCACATGGTGGACCGCTACCCGCGCCTGAAGTTCCAGATCGATCAAGGCAGCAGTGGAGCCGTCCTCGCCGCCATTGCTCGTGGCGACCTCGATGCCGGTTTCTACGAAGGAGAAAATGAGTATGAAGAGATTGAGGGCACTCTGCTCTCCCACGTCCCCATCGGCATTGTCATTCCCAAACAATGGTCGTCCGAGTTTCAGGAGGCTGACTGGGGTCGCCTCCAGTCTCGCCCTTGGGTCTTCGTCTCCACGCTATGCTCTTACTACCGCCTGATCGAGCGCCTGGAGCGACAACACCAACTCCAGCTCGATAAGCGTTTCGAGGTCAGTGAGGATCAGGCCTCGCTCAGCCTCGTGGCGCGTTGTGTCGCTCTCTCGGTGCTCTCCATCCGCCATGTGGAGGAGTCCCCTCTGCGCGATCGCGTCGAGCTTTGGCCTCACTTCCGCCATGCCATGCCCCTGCACATCGCCTACCGACGTGACCGCGCCGATGAAACCCTCATCCGCTCTCTGGTCAGCATCTGCCAGGAAGTCTGGGGGCAACCACAAGCGCCGCTCAAGGTCCAGTCCAACTCACTGATCGATCACCAACGGCTGAGTGCTTAA